A window of the Eremothecium cymbalariae DBVPG#7215 chromosome 5, complete sequence genome harbors these coding sequences:
- the BUB3 gene encoding Bub3p (similar to Ashbya gossypii AEL226W), whose product MSYIKLNDISKDYLSGMCLVGDELSQLIVTSWDGTVSLYDWEQNSLLGRLRHEYALTSVAMCQGFSKCYVGSVQGEILEVDWESEKLVPVSSVSCELGIAAMGSYGHYLTVGSWDSSFIVLDTRRNSVIVHQNLSGKVLSLDCSENKVAVLTTAGIFVYHTNEIGSLPVRKDSGLKYQSRCIRLIPKDLGYVQSSVDGRVAVEFFDDNESKFAFRCHRLNLKDMQLVSPVNCMCFNPTTSMLYTGGSDGKIFVWNLVTRKKSEELAKLDDSIVAMCCNKKVLAVAVSDDSFKTSAAVEDIGLQSSKVCLKILGNASTP is encoded by the coding sequence ATGAGCTATATTAAATTGAACGATATAAGTAAGGACTACCTTAGTGGAATGTGTTTGGTTGGAGATGAGCTGAGCCAGTTAATTGTGACGAGTTGGGACGGGACGGTTTCTTTATATGATTGGGAACAAAACAGTTTACTCGGAAGGCTGCGCCACGAATATGCGTTAACCAGTGTGGCGATGTGCCAAGGGTTTAGCAAGTGTTATGTGGGAAGTGTGCAAGGAGAGATATTGGAGGTGGATTGGGAGTCGGAAAAACTGGTTCCGGTTTCCAGCGTGTCATGCGAGTTAGGTATTGCGGCTATGGGTAGCTACGGGCATTATCTGACTGTGGGATCGTGGGATAGCAGTTTTATAGTTCTTGATACACGAAGGAATTCCGTTATAGTGCATCAGAATCTGTCGGGGAAAGTTTTGTCTTTAGATTGTTCGGAAAACAAGGTTGCGGTGCTGACCACTGCGGGGATCTTTGTGTATCATACGAATGAAATTGGCAGTTTGCCAGTACGAAAAGATTCAGGGTTGAAATACCAGTCAAGATGTATAAGACTGATCCCTAAAGATTTGGGATATGTTCAAAGTTCGGTGGATGGGCGCGTGGCGGTTgagttttttgatgataatgaaagCAAGTTTGCCTTTAGGTGCCATAGGttaaatttgaaggatatgCAGTTAGTTTCTCCTGTCAATTGCATGTGCTTCAATCCTACTACATCTATGTTGTATACAGGTGGTTCTGATGGTAAGATTTTTGTGTGGAATCTAGTTACGAGAAAGAAGTCTGAAGAACTAGCGAAGCTGGATGATAGTATAGTCGCCATGTGCTGCAACAAGAAGGTGCTAGCTGTTGCAGTTAGTGACGACTCCTTTAAAACTTCCGCTGCAGTAGAAGATATAGGTTTGCAGAGTAGTAAAGTTTGCCTCAAAATATTAGGCAACGCTTCCACTCCGTAG